A genome region from Arachis duranensis cultivar V14167 chromosome 8, aradu.V14167.gnm2.J7QH, whole genome shotgun sequence includes the following:
- the LOC107460554 gene encoding uncharacterized protein LOC107460554 produces the protein MNREQEQQKMEVVGFFGVYQESLKIIQSHTKIFTQITFILILPLLSFIFFIFKQQSNLLFNEILHDSHELTNINNHDTPQYQHLIRKISSKWDTFLFFNFISFTLILIFSILSTTAVVYTVATSIYAAGKETMISFTEVITGIVPKTWKRLMVTFLCAILDFLAYNFLAMLVNWELSKPARNYFGVAGSIIMVFLYLSGFVYLIMVWKIASVVTLLDGKACGFEAMKKSKELVKGNMGFSISIFLSVNVPFFVILFLFLEKAAFGILCLLVSSHVLVFEVVLLTLLCLVCNNKSCENNVEKVVLLDQIDEHHVHNNVMIPF, from the coding sequence atgaacaGAGAACAAGAACAACAAAAGATGGAAGTTGTTGGGTTCTTTGGTGTTTACCAAGAATCCTTAAAGATCATCCAATCCCACACAAAGATCTTCACTCAAATAACCTTTATTCTCATTCTCCCTCTCCtctcattcatcttcttcattttcaaacAACAATCTAATCTCCTCTTCAACGAAATTCTACATGACTCGCATGAATTAACCAATATCAACAACCATGACACACCACAATACCAGCACCTCATTCGAAAAATCTCTTCTAAATGGGAcactttcttgttcttcaacttcATCTCCTTCACTCTCATCCTCATCTTCTCCATCCTCTCCACCACTGCAGTGGTTTACACCGTCGCTACTTCCATCTACGCCGCCGGAAAAGAAACTATGATAAGTTTCACTGAGGTCATCACAGGCATTGTCCCAAAGACATGGAAGAGGCTTATGGTAACTTTTCTATGCGCCATCTTAGATTTTCTAGCGTACAACTTTTTGGCAATGTTAGTTAATTGGGAACTTTCAAAACCGGCTCGAAATTACTTCGGTGTTGCGGGTTCCATTATTATGGTGTTCTTATATCTATCCGGGTTCGTGTATCTGATCATGGTGTGGAAGATTGCCAGTGTTGTTACCTTGTTGGATGGAAAAGCGTGTGGATTTGAAGCAATGAAGAAAAGCAAGGAACTAGTGAAGGGTAATATGGGATTTTCCATATCCATTTTTCTTAGCGTAAACGTTCCCTTCTTTGTgatactttttttgtttttggagaAAGCAGCGTTTGGGATTTTGTGTTTGTTGGTGTCATCTCATGTGTTGGTGTTTGAGGTTGTTCTTCTAACACTGCTCTGTTTAGTTTGCAATAATAAGTCTTGTGAGAATAATGTTGAAAAGGTTGTTTTATTGGATCAAATTGATGAACATCATGTTCATAACAATGTTATGATTCCATTTTGA
- the LOC107460555 gene encoding probable indole-3-pyruvate monooxygenase YUCCA10 codes for MEMIEVPVVIVGAGPAGIATAGCLNRLNIANIVLERDDCNASFFRKRAHDNLKLHFDKKFCSLPHYPIPASLPNFITRVQFLRYIESYVAYFNVNIKYNRTVDSAILYERSDKWRVVAKDTSSGTYETYVSDFLVVATGENSEGYIPEIEGLEKYEGVYIHSSKYLNGRDTYGKNVLVVGSGNSGMDIANDLSNCGAYTSIVVRSPMHFFSKETMYAGMSMLKHFEVKTVDKFMVLMSKLMYGNMSKYGLIRPKEGPFAMKIKNGTTPIIDMGCVKKIKNRQVKVVPAILNIEEAKTVQFTNGQRAQFDMIIFATGYRTNVLTWLKDYEILFNEDGMPKPSYPNHWGGEQGIYCAGFSKMGLEGISYDAKNIANHIQYSINLKVSFNHSYLSNES; via the exons atgGAGATGATTGAAGTGCCTGTTGTGATTGTGGGTGCAGGTCCTGCTGGAATAGCAACCGCTGGGTGCCTCAACAGACTCAACATCGCTAACATTGTTCTTGAAAGAGATGATTGCAATGCATCTTTCTTTAGGAAAAGAGCCCATGATAATTTGAAACTCCACTTCGACAAAAAGTTTTGTAGCCTACCCCATTATCCAATTCCCGCTAGCTTACCAAACTTTATTACTAGGGTTCAGTTCTTGCGTTACATAGAGTCCTATGTTGCATATTTCAATGTTAATATCAAATATAACCGCACCGTGGACTCTGCTATTCTTTATGAACGGAGTGACAAATGGAGGGTCGTTGCAAAGGACACATCTTCCGGCACCTACGAGACATATGTTTCGGATTTCTTGGTGGTCGCGACCGGTGAAAATAGTGAAGGGTATATCCCTGAGATTGAGGGGCTTGAGAAGTATGAAGGGGTTTACATTCATTCTAGCAAGTATTTGAATGGAAGAGACACTTATGGAAAGAATGTTTTGGTTGTTGGATCTGGTAATTCTGGAATGGACATCGCTAATGATCTCTCAAATTGTGGTGCATATACATCTATTGTTGTCAGAAGCCct ATGCATTTCTTTAGTAAGGAAACGATGTACGCGGGAATGTCGATGCTGAAACACTTTGAGGTAAAAACGGTGGACAAGTTCATGGTGCTCATGAGCAAACTAATGTATGGAAATATGTCTAAGTATGGTTTGATTAGACCAAAGGAGGGACCTTTTGCAATGAAAATCAAGAATGGAACTACTCCTATCATTGACATGGGTTGCGTCAAAAAGATTAAGAATCGCCAAGTGAag GTCGTCCCTGCTATTTTAAACATTGAGGAAGCTAAAACAGTTCAATTTACCAATGGACAACGTGCTCAATTTGATATGATCATCTTTGCTACTGGATACAGAACCAATGTGCTCACGTGGCTTAAG GATTATGAGATTCTGTTCAATGAGGATGGAATGCCTAAACCAAGCTACCCTAATCATTGGGGAGGAGAACAAGGAATCTACTGTGCTGGTTTTTCAAAAATGGGATTAGAAGGAATTTCTTATGATGCCAAGAATATAGCAAACCATATCCAATATTCTATCAATTTAAAGGTGTCTTTTAATCATTCATATTTATCCAATGAAAGTTGA
- the LOC107460553 gene encoding wall-associated receptor kinase 3-like, which yields MAEHLSKNLLFLIFFIAAHANDAATQPAKHCLTKCGHVSIPFPFGTTTDCSLDTNFLINCTNNVPYLLPLSNDTALILLSISLVDSDLRVSSPVASDCYSIDDQGKISNIQTDQFLFSGNFSISWTRNTFTAIGCNTLGVVVAFTLEDPRRYPATCFSYCEKLEHASNGSCTGSGCCHTSIPRAAEGRLLTLIGYYFENNDFNNSQVRDFNPCSYAFLVEEGGYEFQTTHLKKLESTEFPVVLDWSIGDQTCIEAMKNPSSFACKAENSTCHDSDKRPGYVCKCPSGFQGNPYLLHGCQQDIDECAGPNDCFHEAKCENTPGSYNCLCPEGFEGDGKNNGTRCNSPKSSYRTNNTLIYSLCLGISIGILALVVASFYVHWKVNKRKLIKLKEQYFQQNGGFLLQEHISKHRNSSQIAKVFTIEELRKATNNFDACKILGQGGQGTVYKGVLSDNKTVAIKKSKISSPSQINKDFINELVVLSQINHRNVVKLLGCCLETEIPLLVYEFIPNGTVFEHLHGHGTFLRLTWKTRLRIAAETAGALAYLHLDTCIPIIHRDVKTSNILLDHDLTAKVSDFGASRIVPQDKIELATLVQGTCGYLDPETFLTSQLTDKSDVYSFGVVLAELFTGRKALSFDMPDAEKNLAMFFVTSMEENRLLDIVDKSIINEAKVEHVYEFAKIAKQCLSSKGEERPTMKVVAMELEGLRAEEKHIWCREKEEFPSEETEILLKASPSISNNLEEEYFMLLDRI from the exons ATGGCTGAGCATTTATCAAAGAACCTCCTCTTCCTCATTTTCTTTATAGCAGCTCATGCTAATGATGCAGCAACTCAACCCGCCAAACACTGCCTAACCAAATGCGGCCACGTCAGCATTCCCTTCCCGTTTGGCACCACAACGGATTGCTCCCTTGACACCAATTTTCTCATAAATTGCACCAACAATGTCCCATACTTATTGCCCTTATCAAACGACACCGCCCTAATTCTCCTAAGCATATCCCTCGTCGATTCCGATCTCCGCGTTTCGTCGCCGGTAGCTAGCGATTGCTATAGCATCGACGACCAGGGCAAAATCAGCAACATTCAAACCGATCAGTTTCTTTTCTCCGGAAACTTTAGCATCTCGTGGACCCGAAACACCTTCACCGCAATTGGTTGTAACACACTTGGAGTAGTTGTGGCGTTTACACTGGAAGATCCGAGACGTTATCCCGCAACATGCTTTTCCTACTGCGAGAAACTTGAACATGCGAGTAATGGCTCCTGCACCGGCAGCGGTTGTTGCCATACTAGTATTCCCCGCGCCGCAGAAGGGCGGTTATTAACGTTGATCGGTTATTATTTTGAGAACAATGACTTTAACAACAGCCAAGTGAGGGACTTCAACCCATGCAGTTATGCGTTCTTGGTGGAAGAAGGTGGCTATGAATTTCAGACGACACACCTGAAGAAGCTGGAGAGTACTGAGTTTCCGGTGGTTCTGGATTGGAGTATAGGGGACCAAACGTGTATTGAAGCTATGAAGAATCCTTCCAGCTTTGCGTGTAAGGCAGAGAACAGCACGTGTCACGATTCTGATAAGCGTCCTGGTTATGTTTGCAAATGCCCCTCTGGTTTTCAGGGTAACCCTTATCTCCTTCATGGTTGTCAACAAG ATATTGATGAATGCGCTGGACCCAATGATTGCTTCCATGAAGCAAAATGCGAGAACACACCTGGCAGCTACAACTGTTTGTGTCCGGAAGGATTTGAAGGAGACGGGAAAAACAATGGAACTCGATGTAATAGTCCCAAGTCCAGTTATAGGACAAACAACACTTTGATTTATTCATTATGTTTGG GCATCAGCATAGGCATCTTAGCGTTAGTTGTGGCAAGCTTTTATGTGCATTGGAAAGTGAACAAAAGAAAGCTCATCAAACTTAAAGAACAGTATTTTCAACAAAATGGCGGTTTCTTGTTGCAAGAACATATATCCAAACATAGAAACTCAAGCCAAATAGCCAAAGTCTTCACTATTGAGGAACTACGAAAAGCAACCAACAACTTTGATGCATGCAAAATCCTAGGCCAAGGGGGCCAAGGAACAGTTTACAAAGGAGTATTATCAGACAATAAAACCGTAGCAATAAAGAAGTCCAAAATTAGTAGCCCAAGCCAAATTAATAAGGACTTCATCAATGAGTTAGTTGTACTCTCACAAATCAACCATAGGAATGTTGTTAAGCTCTTGGGTTGTTGTTTAGAAACAGAAATTCCCTTGCTTGTTTACGAATTCATTCCCAATGGTACTGTTTTTGAGCATCTTCATGGTCATGGAACATTTCTAAGACTTACATGGAAAACAAGATTGAGAATAGCTGCTGAAACTGCTGGGGCTTTAGCTTACTTGCATTTGGATACTTGTATCCCCATAATTCATAGAGATGTGAAAACTAGCAATATTCTACTTGATCATGATCTCACTGCAAAGGTTTCTGATTTCGGAGCTTCAAGGATTGTTCCTCAAGATAAAATTGAGTTAGCTACTTTGGTGCAAGGAACATGTGGGTATCTTGATCCAGAAACCTTCCTCACAAGCCAATTAACGGATAAGAGTGATGTTTATAGTTTCGGAGTTGTTCTTGCGGAATTATTTACAGGAAGAAAAGCTCTCTCTTTCGACATGCCGGATGCTGAGAAAAACCTTGCAATGTTCTTTGTAACTTCGATGGAAGAGAATCGTTTGCTTGATATTGTAGACAAGAGCATAATAAATGAAGCAAAGGTTGAGCATGTATATGAATTTGCCAAGATTGCAAAACAATGTTTAAGCTCGAAAGGAGAAGAAAGGCCTACAATGAAAGTAGTGGCAATGGAACTTGAAGGGCTTAGAGCTGAGGAAAAACATATATGGTGCCGGGAGAAGGAGGAATTTCCATCTGAAGAAACTGAAATCCTTCTCAAAGCATCACCTTCTATTAGCAATAATCTTGAAGAAGAATACTTTATGCTTTTGGACCGAATTTAG